NNNNNNNNNNNNNNNNNNNNNNNNNNNNNNNNNNNNNNNNNNNNNNtgactccctctccctctctctatctctctctctcaatctccctcccTTGATCTCTCTCCCGCtatgcctctcactctctcccgctctccctctctgtctgtcctcctatctccctctctccctctacgtCCTCCTATCCTGTCCTGTCTCCGGCTTGcttacccccccctctctctctctctctctctctccacaccacctctctccctctccctctctctctccatcctactATCTTGCCTGTCTCCAGCTTGCTGACccccccctctaactctctctctctctctctcatcctctccctctctccctcccactccctcactctctctctctccctctctcgctacaTCCTCCTATCCTGTCCTGTCTCCAGCTtgctgacatctctctctctctgtctctctctgtctctctctgtctctctctgtctctctctgtctctctctctttctcgacaTCCTCCTATCCTGTCCTGTCTCCGGCTTgctgacacctctctctctctctcactctctctctctctacatccccCTATCCTGCCTGTCTCCGGCTTGCTGACCACCCccctctaaatctctctctctctctctctctctacatcctcctaTCCTGTCCTGTCTCCGGCTTGCTGACCACCCCCGtctaactctctccctctctccctctctctctacatcctcctatcctgtcctgtctccggtttgctgacccctctctctctctctctctacatgctCCTATCCTGTCCTGTCTCCGGCTTgctgacacctctctctctctctcactctctctctctctacatccccCTATCCTGCCTGTCTCCGGCTTGCTGACCACCCccctctaaatctctctctctctctctctctctacatcctcctaTCCTGTCCTGTCTCCGGCTTGCTGACCACCCCCGtctaactctctccctctctccctctctctctacatccCCCTATCCTGCCTGTCTCCGGCTTGCTGACCACCCccctctaaatctctctctctctctctctctctacatcctcctaTCCTGTCCTGTCTCCGGTTTgctgacacctctctctctctctctctccctctctctctaaatcCTCCTATCCTGTCCTGTCTCCGGCTTactgacacctctctctctctcactctctctctctctacatccccCCTATCCTGCCTGTCTCCGGCTTGCTGACCACCCCCCtctaactctctccctctctccctctctctctacatcctcctatcctgtcctgtctccggtttgctgacccctctctctctctcactctctctctctctaacaatcCCCCTATCCTGCCTGTCTCCGGCTTGCTGACCacccccctctaactctctctctctcactctctctctctctacatcctcctatcctgtcctgtctccggtttgctgacccctctctctctctcactctctctctctctacatccccCTATCCTGCCTGTCTCCGGCTTGCTGACCacccccctctaactctctctctctcactctctctctctctacatcctcctatcctgtcctgtctccggtttgctgacccctctctctctctcactctctctctctctacatccccTATCCTGCCTGTCTCCGGCTTGCTGACCacccccctctaactctctctctctctctctctctctctacatcctcctatcctgtcctgtctccggtttgctgacccctctctctctctcactctctctctctctacatccccCTATCCTGCCTGTCTCCGGCTTGCTGACCACCCCCtctaactctctccctctctctctctctctctctacatcctcctatcctgtcctgtctccggtttgctgacccctctctctctctcactctctctctctctgacatcccCCTATCCTGCCTGTCTCCGGCTTGCTGACCACCCCCCtctaactctctccctctctctctctctctctctacatcctcctaTCCTGTCCTGTCTCCGGCTTGCTGACCACCCCCCtctaactctctccctctctccctctctctctacatcctcctaTCCTGTCCTGTCTCCGGTTTGctgacccctctctccctctctctctaaatcCTCCTATCCTGTCCTGTCTCCGGTTTGCTGACCACCCCCCtctaactctctccctctctctctctctctctctacatcctcctatcctgtcctgtctccggtttgctgacccctctctctctctctcactctctctctctctacatccccCTATCCTGCCTGTCTCCGGCTTGCTGACCACCCccctctaaatctctctctctctctctctctctacatcctcctaTCCTGTCCTGTCCTCCGGCTTGCTGACCACCCCCGtctaactctctccctctctccctctctctctacatcctcctaTCCTGCCTGTCTCCGGTTTGCTGACCACCCCCCtctaactctctccctctctccctctctctctacatccCCCTATCCTGCCTGTCTCCGGTTTGCTGGACCacccccctctaactctctctctctctctctctctctctacatcctcctaTCCTGTCCTGTCTCCGGCTTGCTGACCacccccctctaactctctctctctctctctctctctacatcctcctaTCCTGTCCTGTCTCCGGTTTGCTGACCacccccctctaactctctctctctctctacatcctcctaTCCTGTCCTGTCTCCGGTTTGCTGACCacccccctctaactctctctctctctctctctctctctacatcctcctaTCCTGTCCTGTCTCCGGTTTGCTGACCacccccctctaactctctctctctctctctacatcctcctaTCCTGTCCTGTCTCCGGTTTGCTGACCACCCCCCtctaactctctccctctctccctacatCCCCCTATCCTGCCTGTCTCCGGTttgctgacccctctctctctctctctctctctctctctctctacatcctcctaTCCTGTCCTGTCTCCGGCTTGCTGACCACCCCCgtctacaacaacttcagcaggagaaaatccaacaaattcagcaaaagctgcagcaggagaaaaacaccaacaaattcaacaccaacttcagcagcagaaaaacagcaacaaattcaacaccaacttcagcagcagaaaaccaaacaaattcaacaccaacttcagcaggagaagacACAAGAAATTCAAGAACAACCTCAGTagaagaaaagccaacaaattcaacaccaacttcagcaggagaaaatccaacaaattcaacaccaacttcagcaggtgaAAACCCTGCAAATTCGACTGCAACTTCAGCAGGAAAggacccaacaaattcaacaccaacctctgcagaaaatccaacaaattcaacaccaatttcagcaggagaaaaaaaagcaacaaatgcagcaacaacttcaggagaaacatcaacaaattcaacaacaacttcagcaggagagaaatcaGCAGGAGAAAACGCaacaacttcaacaacaacttcagcatgagAAGATCCATCACATTCAACACCAACTGCAGCAGCAGAGAGCTCaaaaaattcaacaccaacttcagcaggagaaaatccaacaacttcagcaacaactgcagcaggagaaaaacaccaacaaattcaacaacttcagcaggagagaaatcaccaacaaattcaaaaccaacttcagcaggagaaacaccaacaaaattcaacaacaacttcagcaggagagaaatcatcaacaaatccaacaacaacttcagcagaataaaatccaacaaattcaacaccaacgtcagcaggagaaacaccaacaaattcaacaccaacttcagaaagggaaaacccaacaaattcaacaacaacttcagcaggaatggacccaacaaattcaacaacaacttcagcaggagaaacaccaacaaattcaacaccaacttcagaaaGGGAAAACcctacaaattcaacaacaacttcaataggagagaaatcaccaacaaattcaacaccaacttcagcagcagaaaacccaacaaattcaacaccaacttcaataggagaaaaatcaccaacaaattcaaaaccaACGTCAGCAGGAGAAAatgcaacaaattcaacaccaacttcagcagcagaaaacccaacaaattcaagaccaacttcagcaggagaagacacaagaaattcaacaacaacctcagtagGAGAAAAtctaacaaattcaacaccaacttcagcagaagaaacgccaacaaattcaacaacaacttcagcaggagaaaaggccacaaattcaacaccaacttcagcagaagaaacgccaacaaattcaacaacaacttcagcaggagaaaaggccacaaattcaacaacaacttcagcaggagaaaaggccacaaattcaacaacaacttcagcaggagaaaacccaacaaattcaacaccaaattCAGCAGGAAAggacccaacaaattcaacagcaacttcagcaggagaaacaccaacaaattcaacaacaacttcagcaggagcaacaccaacaaattcaacaacaacttcaggagaaacaccaacaaattcaacaacgacttcagaaaaacaccaacaaattcaacagcaacttcagcaggagaaataccaacaaattcaacaccaattacagcaggagaaaaaaaaaccaacaaatgcaAAAACAAATTCAGCAGGAGAAatatcaacaaattcaacaccaacttcagcaggagaaaatccaacaaattcagcaacaactgcagcaggagaaaaacaccaacaaattcaacaccaacttcagaaaGGGAAAACCCTACAAATTCAACGCCAATTACAGCAGGAGAaattccaacaaattcaacaacaacctgagCAGGAGCGAAATCagaaacaaattcaacaccaacttcggcAGGAGAAAATCCAACAAATTCAATACCAACGTCAacgggagaaaaacaccaacaaattcaacaacttcagcaggggaaaaacaccaacaaattcaacaacaacttcagcaggagaaaacgcaaaaaattcaacaccaacttcagcaggagaaaaggccacaaattcaacaacaacttcagcaggaaaggacccaacaaattcaacagcaacttcagcaggagaaacaccaacaaattcaacaacaacttcagcaggagcaacaccaacaaattcaacaacaacttcaggagaaacaccaacaaattcaacaacgacttcagaaaaataccaacaaattcaacaacaacttcagctggagaaaaacaccaaaaaattcaacaccaacttcagcaggggcAAACcctacaaattcaacaccaacttcagcaggagaaacaccaacaaattcaacaacaactccagctggagaaaaacaccaacaaattcaacaacttcagctggagaaaacccgacaaattcaacaccaacttcagcaggagaaaaaaactgacaaattcaacaccaacttcagcaggagaaaaaaaccgacaaattcaacaccaacttcagcaggagaaaaaaaaccgacaaattcaacaccaacttcagcaggagaaaaaaccgacaaattcaacaccaacttcagcaggagaaaaaaaccgacaaattcaacaccaacttcggcAGGAGAAAATCCAACAAATTCAATACCAACGTCAacgggagaaaaacaccaacaaattcaacaacttcagcaggggaaaaacaccaacaaattcaacaacaacttcaggagaaaacgcaaaaaattcaacaccaacttcagcaggagaaacaccgacaaattcaacaacaacttcagcaggagaaacaccgacaaattcaacaacaacttcagcaggagcaacaccaacaaattcaacaacaacttcaggagaaacaccaacaaattcaacaacgacttcagaaaaataccaacaaattcaacaacaacttcagctggagaaaaacaccaaaaaattcaacaccaacttcagcaggggcAAACcctacaaattcaacaccaacttcagcaggagaaacaccaacaaattcaacaacaactccagctggagaaaaacaccaacaaattcaacaacttcagctggagaaaacccgacaaattcaacaccaacttcagcaggagaaaaaaaccgacaaattcaacaccaacttcagcaggagaaaaaaaccgacaaattcaacaccaacttcagcaggagaaaaaaaacaacaaattcaacaccaacttcagcaggagaaaaaaccgacaaattcaacaccaacttcagcaggagaaaaaaaccgacaaattcaacaccaacttcggcAGGAGAAAATCCAACAAATTCAATACCAACGTCAacgggagaaaaacaccaacaaattcaacaacttcagcaggggaaaaacaccaacaaattcaacaacaacttcaggagaaaacgcaaaaaattcaacaccaacttcagcaggagaaacaccgacaaattcaacaacaacttcagcaggagaaacaccgacaaattcaacaacaacttcagcaggagcaacaccaacaaattcaacaacaacttcaggaaaaacaccaacaaattcaacaacaacttcagcaggaaaaacaccaacaaattcaacaacttcagcaggagagaaatcatcaacaaattcaacaacaacttcagcaggagaaaatccaacaaattcagcaaaagctgcagcaggagaaaaataccaacaaattcaacaccaacttcagcagcagaaaaacagcaacaaattcaacaccaacttcagcagcagaaaaccaaacaaattcaacaccaacttcagcaggagaagacACAAGAAATTCAAGAACAACCTCAGTagaagaaaagccaacaaattcaacaccaacttcagcaggagaaaatccaacaaattcaacaccaacttcagcaggtgaAAACCCTGCAAATTCGACTGCAACTTCAGCAGGAAAggacccaacaaattcaacaccaacctctgcagaaaatccaacaaattcaacaccaatttcagcaggagaaaaaaaagcaacaaatgcagcaacaacttcaggagaaacatcaacaaattcaacaacaacttcagcaggagagaaatcaGCAGGAGAAaacgcaacaaattcaacaacaacttcagcatgagAAGATCCATCACATTCAACACCAACTGCAGCAGCAGAGAGCTCaaaaaattcaacaccaacttcagcaggagaaaatccATCAACTTCAGcaacaactgcagcaggagaaaaacaccaacaaattcaacaacttcagcaggagagaaatcaccaacaaattcaaaaccaacttcagcaggaggaacaccaacaaaattcaacaacaacttcagcaggagagaaatcatcaacaaatccaacaacaacttcagcagaataaaatccaacaaattcaacaccaacgtcagcaggagaaacaccaacaaattcaacaccaacttcagaaagggaaaacccaacaaattcaacaacaacttcagcaggaatggacccaacaaattcaacaacaacttcagcaggagaaacaccaacaaattcaacaccaacttcagaaaGGGAAAACcctacaaattcaacaacaacttcaataggagagaaatcaccaacaaattcaacaccaacttcagcagcagaaaacccaacaaattcaacaccaacttcaataggagagaaatcaccaacaaattcaaaaccaACGTCAGCAGGAGAAAatgcaacaaattcaacaccaacttcagcagatgAAAacgcaacaaattcaacaccaacttcagcaggaaaggacccaacaaattcaacaccaacttcagcagaagaaaatccaacaaattcaacaccaatttCAGCAGGAGAAAacgcaacaaattcaacaccaacgtcAGCAGGAGAAAatgcaacaaattcaacaccaacttcagcagatgAAAacgcaacaaattcaacaccaacttcagcaggaaaggacccaacaaattcaacaccaacttcagcagaagaaaatccaacaaattcaacaccaatttCAGCAGGAGAAAacgcaacaaattcaacaccaacttcagcagaagaaaaaccaacaaattcaacaccaacttcagcaggagaaaacgcaacaaattcaacaccaacttcagcagaagaaaagccAACaagttcaacaccaacttcagcaggataaaaccCAACAAATTCGACACCAAAGTCAGCAGGAAAggacccaacaaattcaacaccaacttcagcagaagaaaatccaacaaattcaacaccaacgtcagcaggagaaacaccaacaaattcaacaccaacttcagaaagggaaaacccaacaaattcaacaacaacttcagcaggaatggacccaacaaattcaacaacaacttcagcaggagaaacaccaacaaattcaacaccaacttcagaaaGGGAAAACcctacaaattcaacaacaacttcaataggagagaaatcaccaacaaattcaacaccaacttcagcagcagaaaacccaacaaattcaacaccaacttcaataggagagaaatcaccaacaaattcaaaaccaACGTCAGCAGGAGAAAatgcaacaaattcaacaccaacttcagcagcagaaaacccaacaaattcaagaccaacttcagcaggagaagacacaagaaattcaacaacaacctcagtagAAGAAAAtctaacaaattcaacaccaacttcagcagaagaaacgccaacaaattcaacaacaacttcagcaggagaaaaggccacaaattcaacaccaacttcagcagaagaaacgccaacaaattcaacaacaacttcagcaggagaaaaggccacaaattcaacaacaacttcagcaggagaaaaggccacaaattcaacaacaacttcagcaggagaaaacccaacaaattcaacaccaaattCAGCAGGAAAggacccaacaaattcaacagcaacttcagcaggagaaacaccaacaaattcaacaacaacttcagcaggagcaacaccaacaaattcaacaacaacttcaggagaaacaccaacaaattcaacaacgacttcagaaaaacaccaacaaattcaacagcaacttcagcaggagaaataccaacaaattcaacaccaattacagcaggagaaaaaaaaaccaacaaatgcaAAAACAAATTCAGCAGGAGAAatatcaacaaattcaacaccaacttcagcaggagaaaatccaacaaattcagcaacaactgcagcaggagaaaaacaccaacaaattcaacaccaacttcagaaaGGGAAAACCCTACAAATTCAACGCCAATTACAGCAGGAGAaattccaacaaattcaacaacaacctgagCAGGAGCGAAATCagaaacaaattcaacaccaacttcggcAGGAGAAAATCCAACAAATTCAATACCAACGTCAacgggagaaaaacaccaacaaattcaacaacttcagcaggggaaaaacaccaacaaattcaacagcaacttcagcaggagaaataccaacaaattcaacaccaattacagcaggagaaaaaaaacccAACAAATGCAAAAACAAATTCAGCAGgagtaaaacaccaacaaattcaacaccaacttcagcaggagaaaatccaacaaattcagcaacaactgcagcaggagaaaaacaccaacaaattcaacaccaacttcagaaaGGGAAAACCCTACAAATTCAACGCCAATTACAGCAGGAGAaattccaacaaattcaacaacaacctgagCAGGAGCGAAATCagaaacaaattcaacaccaacttcggcAGGAGAAAATCCAACAAATTCAATACCAACGTCAacgggagaaaaacaccaacaaattcaacaacttcagcaggggaaaaacaccaacaaattcaacaacaacttcagcaggagaaaacgcaaaaaattcaacaccaacttcagcaggagaaaaggccacaaattcaacaacaacttcagcaggaaaggacccaacaaattcaacagcaacttcagcaggagaaacaccaacaaattcaacaacaacttcagcaggagcaacaccaacaaattcaacaacaacttcaggagaaacaccaacaaattcaacaacgacttcagaaaaataccaacaaattcaacaacaacttcagctggagaaaaacaccaaaaaattcaacaccaacttcagcaggggcAAACcctacaaattcaacaccaacttcagcaggagaaacaccaacaaattcaacaacaactccagctggagaaaaacaccaacaaattcaacaacttcagctggagaaaacccgacaaattcaacaccaacttcagcaggagaaaaaaactgacaaattcaacaccaacttcagcaggagaaaaaaaccgacaaattcaacaccaacttcagcaggagaaaaaaaaccgacaaattcaacaccaacttcagcaggagaaaaaaccgacaaattcaacaccaacttcagcaggagaaaaaaaccgacaaattcaacaccaacttcggcAGGAGAAAATCCAACAAATTCAATACCAACGTCAacgggagaaaaacaccaacaaattcaacaacttcagcaggggaaaaacaccaacaaattcaacaacaacttcaggagaaaacgcaaaaaattcaacaccaacttcagcaggagaaacaccgacaaattcaacaacaacttcagcaggagaaacaccgacaaattcaacaacaacttcagcaggagcaacaccaacaaattcaacaacaacttcaggagaaacaccaacaaattcaacaacgacttcagaaaaataccaacaaattcaacaacaacttcagctggagaaaaacaccaaaaaattcaacaccaacttcagcaggggcAAACcctacaaattcaacaccaacttcagcaggagaaacaccaacaaattcaacaacaactccagctggagaaaaacaccaacaaattcaacaacttcagctggagaaaacccgacaaattcaacaccaacttcagcaggagaaaaaaaccgacaaattcaacaccaacttcagcaggagaaaaaaaccgacaaattcaacaccaacttcagcaggagaaaaaaaacaacaaattcaacaccaacttcagcaggagaaaaaaccgacaaattcaacaccaacttcagcaggagaaaaaaaccgacaaattcaacaccaacttcggcAGGAGAAAATCCAACAAATTCAATACCAACGTCAacgggagaaaaacaccaacaaattcaacaacttcagcaggggaaaaacaccaacaaattcaacaacaacttcaggagaaaacgcaaaaaattcaacaccaacttcagcaggagaaacaccgacaaattcaacaacaacttcagcaggagaaacaccgacaaattcaacaacaacttcagcaggagcaacaccaacaaattcaacaacaacttcaggaaaaacaccaacaaattcaacaacaacttcagcaggaaaaacaccaacaaattcaacaacttcagcaggagagaaatcatcaacaaattcaacaacaacttcagcaggagaaaatccaacaaattcagcaaaagctgcagcaggagaaaaataccaacaaattcaacaccaacttcagcagcagaaaaacagcaacaaattcaacaccaacttcagcagcagaaaaccaaacaaattcaacaccaacttcagcaggagaagacACAAGAAATTCAAGAACAACCTCAGTagaagaaaagccaacaaattcaacaccaacttcagcaggagaaaatccaacaaattcaacaccaacttcagcaggtgaAAACCCTGCAAATTCGACTGCAACTTCAGCAGGAAAggacccaacaaattcaacaccaacctctgcagaaaatccaacaaattcaacaccaatttcagcaggagaaaaaaaagcaacaaatgcagcaacaacttcaggagaaacatcaacaaattcaacaacaacttcagcaggagagaaatcaGCAGGAGAAaacgcaacaaattcaacaacaacttcagcatgagAAGATCCATCACATTCAACACCAACTGCAGCAGCAGAGAGCTCaaaaaattcaacaccaacttcagcaggagaaaatccATCAACTTCAGcaacaactgcagcaggagaaaaacaccaacaaattcaacaacttcagcaggagagaaatcaccaacaaattcaaaaccaacttcagcaggaggaacaccaacaaaattcaacaacaacttcagcaggagagaaatcatcaacaaatccaacaacaacttcagcagaataaaatccaacaaattcaacaccaacgtcag
The Heterodontus francisci isolate sHetFra1 unplaced genomic scaffold, sHetFra1.hap1 HAP1_SCAFFOLD_323, whole genome shotgun sequence DNA segment above includes these coding regions:
- the LOC137361943 gene encoding putative uncharacterized protein DDB_G0271606 produces the protein MKTQQIQHQLQQERTQQIQHQLQQKKIQQIQHQFQQEKTQQIQHQRQQEKMQQIQHQLQQMKTQQIQHQLQQERTQQIQHQLQQKKIQQIQHQFQQEKTQQIQHQLQQKKNQQIQHQLQQEKTQQIQHQLQQKKSQQVQHQLQQDKTQQIRHQSQQERTQQIQHQLQQKKIQQIQHQRMDPTNSTTTSAGETPTNSTPTSERENPTNSTTTSIGEKSPTNSTPTSAAENPTNSTPTSIGEKSPTNSKPTSAGENATNSTPTSAAENPTNSRPTSAGEDTRNSTTTSVEENLTNSTPTSAEETPTNSTTTSAGEKEKRPQIQQQLQQEKTQQIQHQIQQERTQQIQQQLQQEKHQQIQQQLQQDNFSRRNTNKFNTNYSRRKKNQQMQKQIQQEKYQQIQHQLQQEKIQQIQQQLQQEKNTNKFNTNFRKGKPYKFNANYSRRNSNKFNNNLSRSEIRNKFNTNFGRRKSNKFNTNVNGRKTPTNSTTSAGEKHQQIQQQLQQEKYQQIQHQLQQEKKNPTNAKTNSAGVKHQQIQHQLQQEKIQQIQQQLQQEKNTNKFNTNFRKGKPYKFNANYSRRNSNKFNNNLSRSEIRNKFNTNFGRRKSNKFNTNVNGRKTPTNSTTSQEKIQQIQHQLQQVKTLQIRLQLQQERTQQIQHQPLQKIQQIQHQFQQEKKKQQMQQQLQEKHQQIQQQLQQERNQQEKTQQIQQQLQHEKIHHIQHQLQQQRAQKIQHQLQQEKIHQLQQQLQNGPNKFNNNFSRRNTNKFNTNFRKGKPYKFNNNFNRREITNKFNTNFSSRKPNKFNTNFNRREITNKFKTNQEKTQEIQQQLQQEEIQQHQHQLQQEKHQQIQQQRQQERNHQQIQHQLQQEKTQQIQQQLQQEKHQQFQRQLLKGKTLQIQNQLQQEKHQQNSTTTSRKTLINATTTSARENNKFKNIFSKRKIPTNSTTTSVGEKLHQIQQQLLLEKNTNKFNNNLSRRKTPTNSTTSARERLQQIQQLQQEKDSNKFYNNFKKNTNKFYNNFNQRKTLINATTTSARENNKFKNIFSKRKIPTNSTTTSLGEKLHQIQQQLQHGKNTDKFNNNQEKTTNKFNNNFSRRKTSSKFNNHLGRRKAPTNSTTTGTGAKHQQFQQQIHEDETRIERVYNYWEGLKSLGLFSLE